In Fusarium oxysporum f. sp. lycopersici 4287 supercont2.49 genomic scaffold, whole genome shotgun sequence, a single genomic region encodes these proteins:
- a CDS encoding glycosyl hydrolase family 10 (At least one base has a quality score < 10), which produces MKWEAIQPNRGQFNWGPADQHAAAATSRGYELRCHTLVWHSQLPSWVANGNWNNQTLQAVMRDHINAVMGRYRGKCTHWDVVNEALNEDGTYRDSVFLRVIGEAYIPIAFRMALAADPTTKLYYNDYNLEYGNAKTEGAKRIARLVKSYGLRIDGIGLQAHMTSESTPTQNTPTPSRAKLASVLQGLADLGVDVAYTELDIRMNTPATQQKLQTNADAYARIVGSCMDVKRCVGITVWGISDKYSWVPGTFPGEGSALLWNDNFQKKPSYTSTLNTINRR; this is translated from the exons ATGAAGTGGGAGGCCATCCAGCCCAACCGCGGCCAGTTCAATTGGGGTCCCGCTGACCAGCACGCTGCCGCCGCCACCTCACGAGGTTACGAGCTGCGTTGCCATACTCTTGTTTGGCACAGCCAGCTCCCATCGTGGGTTGCGAACGGCAACTGGAACAACCAGACTCTGCAGGCTGTGATGAGAGATCACATCAACGCTGTTATGGGACGTTACCGTGGAAAGTGCACTCACTGGGACGTTGTCAACGAGG CTCTCAACGAGGATGGAACTTACCGTGACAGCGTCTTCCTCCGCGTCATCGGTGAGGCCTACATCCCCATCGCCTTCCGCATGGCCCTGGCAGCAGACCCCACCACCAAGCTCTACTACAACGACTACAACCTCGAGTACGGCAACGCCAAGACCGAGGGTGCCAAGCGCATCGCCAGACTCGTCAAGTCCTACGGTCTTCGCATCGACGGCATCGGTCTGCAGGCTCACATGACCAGCGAGAGCACTCCTACCCAAAACACCCCTACCCCCTCTCGAGCCAAGCTGGCTTCCGTCCTCCAGGGCCTCGCTGACCTGGGCGTCGACGTCGCTTACACTGAGCTGGACATTCGCATGAACACTCCTGCTACCCAGCAGAAGCTCCAGACCAATGCTGATGCCTATGCCAGAATCGTTGGCTCTTGCATGGATGTTAAGCGATGCGTTGGTATCACCGTCTGG GGTATCTCTGATAAGTATTCTTGGGTCCCCGGAACTTTCCCCGGAGAGGGATCTGCTCTGCTTTGGAACGACAACTTCCAGAAGAAGCCATCTTATACTTCTACCTTGAACACTATTAACCGCCGCTAA